The Longimicrobium sp. genomic sequence GCGCAGGCACAGCGTGCGGGGTCGCACCGAAGACGGAGTACCTGCTCCGCGCGTTCGCCGGCGAGCTGCGCGCGGCGTGGAACGGGCGCGCAAACGCGGACGCTCCGGCCGAGCCGCGCCACCGCTGCGCCGAATCTGCCTGCGCCGGCTGACCTGTCGAATTCACGGCGTCCCGTTCGTCGTTTCCGTAGTAAGAAGTCCCGGCACGGATCTAACCCAGGAGGCACCACCTGATGAGAAAGCTCAAGGTCATCGAACACATCTCGCTGGACGGTGTGATGCAGGTTTCCGACGACGACGGCACCTTTCCGTACTCCGACTGGACGGCGCCCTACCGCACCCCCGCCGGCCGGGACCAGTTGCTCGCCGCGCATGGCGAGGAGTTCGATCTGCTCCTCGGCCGGCGCACCTACGACAGCTGGTCGGGCTTCTGGCCGACGGCGCCGAGCAGTCCGTTCGGAGACCGCCTCAACGCGGCGACCAAGTACGTCGCCACGCATCGTCCGGAGAGCCTGCAGTGGGGCCCGTTCGAGGCCGTGGGGCCGGACCTCGTCGAGGACGTTCGCCGCATCAAGTCGCAGGACGGCCCGGATCTCGTCCTCTCGGGCAGCTCCACGCTGACGTCCACCATTCTCGAGCACGGGCTCGCGGAAGAGGTCGTGCTGGTCGTCTATCCCGCCCTGCTGGGCACGGGGAAGCGCTTCTTCGCGGAGGGTACCCCGGCGCGCAAGTTCGAGTTCGTCAGCACGAAGGCGCTGCCGACCGGCGCCCTCCTCAGCCATTACAAGGTCCTGGGGCCGTTGAAGGACGGGTAGCTCGCCCAAAGCGTCGAGCCACGACCGCCTCGCTAAGCACCTGCGCACCCGCGCGTAGTGCCCTCTTCACAAGGAGCCCCACATGCTGACCCTGAACACGGAACCCGGCCCGCGCATCGTATCGCGCGAGGAGTGGCGCGCCGCGCGCCTGGAGCTCCTGGCCAAGGAAAAGGAGGCGACCCGCGCCCGCGACGCGCTGAACGCCGAGCGCCGCACGCTCCCGATGGTGGAAATCGACAAGGAGTACGTCTTCGAGTGCCCAAGTGGCGACCGGCTGAGCCTGCGCGACCTCTTCGGCGAGCACCGGCAGCTCATCGTCTACCACTTCATGTTCGATCCGGACGAGGACGAGGGGTGCCCCGGCTGCTCGCACCTGGCGGACAACGTCGGGCACCTGGCGCACCTCCACGCGCGCGACACGTCGCTCGTCTTCGTCTCCCGCGCGCCGATGTCGAAGATCCTGCCGTTCAAGGAGCGCATGGGGTGGACGGTGCCCTGGGTCTCCTCGTTCGGCAGCGACTTCAACTACGACTTCCACGTCACCCTGGACGAGTCAGTCGCCCCCGTCGAGTACAACTTCCGCGACGCCGACGCGCTTCGGGCCGCGGGCGAGAACTACCACCTCAAGGGCGAGCAGCCCGGCCTCAGCGTCTTCGTGCGCGACGGCGACCGCGTCTTTCACAGCTACTCCACCTACGGCCGTGGCCTGGACGCGATCCTCTCCACCTACCAGCTCCTCGACCTCACCCCGGGCGGCCGGATGGAGGGGTGGGACGGGATGCCGGACCTGAACGGCGAGGGTATGGGCTGGCTCCGCCACCACGACCGGTATGATGGAGTTGCGGCCGGGGGTGCGGCCGCGCAGCCGGCGGTTGCGGCGACGGCGGGGGCGGCGGGGGAGAGCTGCTGCGGGTCGTGAGGGTGCATCCCCGGATAACCGGCGGTTGAAACCGCTGCAACAACCGCGGGAAACCTGCCTTCGCAGGTTCGGGGCGGGGTTGGTGCGCGCTAGCCTAGACCGGTGCCGTGTCACCGGGGGATGAAATGAATGAATCCCCGGCTGGAACCACGGGAAGACCGCTGAAGCGGTCTGGCGCGGCGGCGGGGTGCGGTGAGGGGGCAGGCATTTGCCGTACGTACGGCAGTTCTCCCCCTCACCCGCCCTGCGCCCCCGCAGGCGGGGGAGGGGGCCGGGGGGAGGGGGCCGTGCCCCAGCCGGTCGCCTCGATTTCCGCGGAGTGCTCGCCCAGCGCGGGGGCGGGGTGGCGAAGGGCGGCGGGCGTGCGGTCGAAGCGCAAGGGGGATGCGATGGTGCCCACGCGGCCGAACGAGTCGCCTTCCATCCACCACACCCCATCGCGTTCGGTGAGGGCCGGGTCGCGCAGCGCTTCGCCCACCGACTGCACGGGGGCGCAGGGGACGCCGGCCTCCTCCATGCGCGCCAGCCAGTGATCGGCGGGCGCGGTGCGGAACAGCTCGGCCAGGGCGCCGGCCACGGCATCGCGGTGCTCCACGCGGCCGGGGTTGGTGGCGAAGCGCGGATCGGCGCCCAGTGCGTCGGCGCCGATGGCGGCGCAGAGGCGGCGCCACTGGGCATCGTTGCCGACCGCCACCACGACGGCGCGGTCGGCCGCATCGAAGGCCTGGTAGGGGACGATGGTGGCGTGCGCGTTTCCGTAGCGCCGCGGCTCGCGGCCGGTGACGAGCGCGGCCTGCGTCACGTTCACCAGCCCCGCCAGCGCCGAATCCCAGAGCGACACCTCCACACGCTGCCCGCGCCCGCTGCGGTCGCGCTCGCGCAGGGCGGCGAGCACGGCGATGGCCGCGTTCTGCCCCGTCAGCACGTCCACCACCGCCACGCCCACCTTGGACGGCGCGCCCTCCGGCTCGCCCGTGACCGCCATCCACCCGGCGCGCGCCTGCACGGCGAAGTCGTAGCCGGGGCGCCCCGCCTCCGGCCCGTCGCTGCCGTAGCCGGTGATAGAGCAGAAGACGAGGCGCGGGTTGTCGCGCGCGAGGTCGTCGTAGCCGAGACCCCAGCCGTCCAGCATCCCCGGCGCGAAATTC encodes the following:
- a CDS encoding Lar family restriction alleviation protein, giving the protein MIESTVHPLRQSIGPLLPCPFCGGAATVEADPWRGESIRVVCAGTACGVAPKTEYLLRAFAGELRAAWNGRANADAPAEPRHRCAESACAG
- a CDS encoding dihydrofolate reductase family protein, whose product is MRKLKVIEHISLDGVMQVSDDDGTFPYSDWTAPYRTPAGRDQLLAAHGEEFDLLLGRRTYDSWSGFWPTAPSSPFGDRLNAATKYVATHRPESLQWGPFEAVGPDLVEDVRRIKSQDGPDLVLSGSSTLTSTILEHGLAEEVVLVVYPALLGTGKRFFAEGTPARKFEFVSTKALPTGALLSHYKVLGPLKDG
- a CDS encoding DUF899 domain-containing protein; amino-acid sequence: MLTLNTEPGPRIVSREEWRAARLELLAKEKEATRARDALNAERRTLPMVEIDKEYVFECPSGDRLSLRDLFGEHRQLIVYHFMFDPDEDEGCPGCSHLADNVGHLAHLHARDTSLVFVSRAPMSKILPFKERMGWTVPWVSSFGSDFNYDFHVTLDESVAPVEYNFRDADALRAAGENYHLKGEQPGLSVFVRDGDRVFHSYSTYGRGLDAILSTYQLLDLTPGGRMEGWDGMPDLNGEGMGWLRHHDRYDGVAAGGAAAQPAVAATAGAAGESCCGS
- a CDS encoding CoA transferase; this encodes MSDPRPTHDAPPLAGIRVLDLSRVLAGPLCTMVLGDLGADVIKVERPGSGDDTRQWGPPWAGDESAYFLCVNRNKRSVVADLKSEAGQALVRRLAREADVVLENFAPGMLDGWGLGYDDLARDNPRLVFCSITGYGSDGPEAGRPGYDFAVQARAGWMAVTGEPEGAPSKVGVAVVDVLTGQNAAIAVLAALRERDRSGRGQRVEVSLWDSALAGLVNVTQAALVTGREPRRYGNAHATIVPYQAFDAADRAVVVAVGNDAQWRRLCAAIGADALGADPRFATNPGRVEHRDAVAGALAELFRTAPADHWLARMEEAGVPCAPVQSVGEALRDPALTERDGVWWMEGDSFGRVGTIASPLRFDRTPAALRHPAPALGEHSAEIEATGWGTAPSPRPPPPPAGAQGG